In Brienomyrus brachyistius isolate T26 chromosome 25, BBRACH_0.4, whole genome shotgun sequence, a single window of DNA contains:
- the pcm1 gene encoding pericentriolar material 1 protein isoform X9, whose amino-acid sequence MATGGALFDDSAEDQDLANWATSNGGLGLEDRLNNMDWGAQQQKKANRSSEKNKKKVAEAAESLLTNSISPESTPGAGRRQRARTPHSYATQMSVPEQAELERLRQRINFTDLDQRSIGSDSQGRVTAANNQRQLAENKKPFNFLPLCVNTNNSKQPTSATLATASAGKDSSVQRKDASRLERGSPISDGRGEAGIDSRQVVTKLVQIRDCIRKASSMRDDLAEKADVPANVEHLSHLIDHLKEEEKSYLRFLQKTLAREDDLRALASPGGTGLLADITPLNAESGHSTGRDVLRMLGAKEDLENPRKKQDLLKKYLEQHEELRALKSRQTALMSIQSNMPQMPTLDDTVVTETTGSVSGLSITSELNDELNDLIQRFHNQLHDTQTKTVPDNRRQAESLSLSREAARGRHTLASAKRATLQQLQDKKETMDKILQELHTLRDQTLNNNTCRGGPILSQRSTDQRTSLSGGRSMGFGRDGSSHVTTGLESSGSYAEGNISPGAKLRKYSSWHYCASRKLKEVHTRLNELRELVQYYEQTSDMMVDAVNENIRDEDEEDSQDGSIFETIFDSEHDNHEPVTNIRTSYSVTSRNPPVNWMDVNSLTNGRGSNNHDGRLNTDCEINNRSAANLRSFNIPSVIECQYNRDRPYEEVKDGNEEEDEDDEALGDEDEEVARHGDSEGSPSSRRSSLDEDAEFAQKVHRLQTAKEKLRHLQELVTMVQSDDTDGTVANEDEGPSQRPNNAPESVKVSPPGVAREELYQARLREQQQELRRLQEERLRLMEIQGKIQDLQWACPDLQSSMSSMSEQGPRKVPAAASTPAVGPTSSSAATATLDLLKPKTDASAPDKELWSEMQRRRFQREELRQRRKQLESLMAEHQRRSGLGRAGLPPDERTMATWGGSTPSHLNEEDEGYPSEMGDEEEEGDYSSNEDVSYPGRKSKAYNGRTSRNGGPKASKPQPVDSSGHPASGSGSQPRLQRQAGGPRGTRRQENLRWASEGSFREGRSHWQEQVGQLKKQLDFSTSMCHTLMQDQQTLSYMLQSLITSPYSMLPGNLGSPQVHLLMHQLNQCYTQLAWQQTNVQRLRHTLDELLRQQQQQPQPSQQAQQGTPSVSGGPFLPFSLLSMPGLAPFSPLPSGFGFDPAFPSGGPDLTKTPVKQAGGEQLQAPADHNTSNKTDYMGFLRAFDRASVNAMDTWTQKDGEGGSPSQRGGQQPDPHAPMAHGSLESLSSMPDPSDPTTVTKTFRSGGKASAQASLASRDKTPGSKGRRRRGKGHTKIKGSLTAVSPGPDSDAGSSGSELSQGLASHSRSKEPDQDLLDRLTRKKLDGKSSELKANEISSACSWRASVHPNSFACAEAQDTSSDLSLFEALRETIYSEVAALISQNESRPHFLIELFHELQQLNTDYLRQRALFSIQDILRRHQAEGKAAKERSLFQGPVDWAATSNLELTPSESLATSDTDASEKNGVKLTLSTKRNDAESLDNESNQSTPSNHFAKNDLGTTVIHMDKALARMKVQDHSQQQAEGPTAMQTEGASESPDIHCPHIDTQQLDRQIKAIMTEVIPFLKEHMDELCSPQLLSSVKRMVLELTQHNDDSKEFVRFFHRQLGGILQDSLRKFAGQTLKECGEDLLVEISEILFNELAFFRLMQDLDASSRLGGKQKARMKAQATARKCPQAEDQDDTEREGPADNPQPNECGGSAGASDKEEEEEDEDGRGLPLSISLSKAETQPLTNYGSGEDEGEEEELEEFETGPVDVQTSLQANHEVSCGQEQGANDASENSSQEKLDESICSDAVKRSESIELTTVSTVLEEKQDGGASQVDDEGVSVAGSAPAALGGTSPWSSPTCSPDTDSPVIINEHEVGSGNLSQKSDEDDFVKVEDLPLQLSVMCKEELQKRIAEEQLNNNLSVEILSTAVGETVLVGNSQTLKEPETVGAQSA is encoded by the exons ATGGCTACAGGCGGGGCTTTGTTTGATGACAGTGCTGAGGACCAGGACCTGGCCAACTGGGCCACCAGCAATGGTGGACTGGGACTGGaagacaggcttaacaacatg GACTGGGGggcacagcagcagaagaaagcCAACCGCTCCTCTGAGAAGAACAAAAAGAAGGTTGCCGAGGCGGCAGAGAGTCTTCTGACCAACAGCATCTCGCCAGAGTCCACACCGGGAGCTGGTCGACGGCAGCGAGCGCGCACCCCGCACTCATATGCCACCCAGATGTCTGTTCCGGAACAAGCAGAACTGGAGAGGCTGCGGCAacgaatcaacttcacggacctGGACCAG AGGAGCATCGGGAGCGATTCTCAGGGCAGAGTCACGGCAGCAAACAACCAGAGGCAGCTGGCTGAGAACAAGAAGCCCTTCAACTTCCTACCACTGTGTGTCAACACCAACAACAGCAAGCAGCCAACTTCAGCCACCCTGGCAACTGCGTCTGCGGGGAAAGACTCATCTGTGCAGCGCAAAGACGCCTCTCGCCTGGAGCGAGGGTCACCCATCTCTGACGGCAGGGGCGAAGCGGGGATTGACAGCCGTCAG GTTGTGACCAAGCTGGTTCAGATTCGGGACTGCATCAGAAAGGCCAGCTCCATGCGAGATGACCTGGCAGAGAAAGCTGATGTCCCAGCCAATGTCGAGCACCTGTCTCATCTCATCGATCACCTGAAGGAAGAAGAGAAGTCCTACTTGAGATTTCTGCAGAAAACATTG GCCAGAGAGGATGACCTTCGCGCCCTAGCATCCCCAGGGGGGACCGGTTTATTGGCGGACATCACACCCTTGAACGCCGAGAGTGGACACTCCACG GGCCGGGATGTCCTCCGCATGCTAGGAGCAAAGGAAGACCTGGAGAACCCCCGCAAGAAGCAGGACCTTCTGAAAAAGTATCTAGAGCAGCATGAGGAGCTGCGGGCCCTTAAGAGCCGGCAGACTGCTCTTATGTCCATCCAGAGCAACATGCCGCAGATGCCAACCCTGGACGACACGG TTGTGACTGAGACGACGGGTAGCGTGTCCGGCCTCAGCATCACATCAGAGCTGAATGATGAGTTGAATGACCTTATACAGCGTTTCCACAACCAGCTTCATGACACACAG ACAAAGACTGTTCCAGACAACCGGAGGCAAGccgaaagcctgtcgctttccaGGGAGGCAGCACGGGGCAGGCACACGCTTGCCAGTGCCAAGCGTGCCACTCTGCAGCAACTCCAGGACAAGAAGGAGACAATGGACAAGATCCTTCAGGAACTGCACACGCTCCGAGACCAGACGCTGAACAACAACACCT GTCGAGGGGGGCCTATTCTGTCTCAGCGTAGCACAGACCAGAGAACCTCATTGTCTGGGGGACGCTCTATGGGCTTCGGCCGAGATGGCAGCAGTCATGTGACCACTGGATTGGAGTCCAGTGGCTCCTATGCTGAAGGCAACATCAGCCCAGGCGCCAAACTCCG GAAGTACAGCTCTTGGCATTACTGTGCAAGCAGGAAGCTGAAGGAGGTGCACACCCGGCTGAATGAGCTGAGGGAGCTGGTGCAGTACTACGAACAGACGTCTGACATGATGGTGGATGCCGTTAACGAGAACATCCGTGATGAGGATGAGGAAGACAGCCAGGACGGCTCCATCTTTGAGACTATATTTGATTCAGAGCATGACAACCATGAGCCAGTCACCAACATAAG GACAAGCTATTCTGTTACCAGCAGAAACCCACCTGTCAACTGGATGGATGTTAACAGCCTCACCAACGGTCGTGGCTCCAACAACCATGATGGGCGACTGAACACTGACTGTGAAATCAACAACCGCTCAGCTGCTAACCTGAGGAGCTTCAACATCCCCTCTGTGATAG AGTGCCAGTACAACCGGGACCGCCCCTATGAGGAGGTGAAGGATGGTAAtgaggaggaggacgaggacgacGAAGCCCTGggggacgaggacgaggaggtcGCACGGCATGGCGACAGTGAGGGCTCTCCTTCCAGCCGCAGGAGCAGCCTGGACGAGGATGCTGAGTTTGCACAGAAGGTCCATCGGCTGCAGACCGCAAAGGAGAAGCTGCGACATCTGCAGGAGCTGGTGACCATGGTGCAG AGCGATGACACTGATGGCACCGTGGCCAACGAGGACGAGGGGCCAAGTCAGCGACCCAACAATGCTCCCGAATCTGTGAAAGTCTCCCCTCCCGGGGTAGCCAG GGAGGAGCTGTATCAGGCACGGCTGCGGGAGCAACAGCAGGAGCTCAGGCGGCTGCAGGAGGAGCGGCTGAGGCTGATGGAGATTCAGGGGAAAATCCAGGACCTGCAGTGGGCCTGTCCTGACCTGCAG TCATCCATGTCCAGCATGAGTGAACAAGGCCCCAGGAAGGTCCCTGCTGCGGCCTCCACCCCGGCTGTGGGCCCGACCTCCTCCTCAGCGGCCACTGCGACCCTGGACTTACTGAAACCCAAGACGGATGCATCCGCCCCAGACAAGGAG CTGTGGTCAGAGATGCAGCGCCGCCGCTTCCAGAGGGAGGAGCTGAGGCAGCGCCGCAAGCAGCTCGAGTCCCTGATGGCGGAGCACCAGCGCCGCAGCGGCCTGGGCCGTGCTGGGCTCCCACCGGATGagag GACAATGGCCACCTGGGGGGGCTCAACACCCAGTCATCTCAATGAGGAAGACGAAGGCTACCCCTCTGAGATGggagatgaggaagaggagggagacTACAGTTCCAATGAGGACGTCTCGTACCCTGGTCGAAAGAGCAAGGCCTACAATGGCAGAACATCTAGAAATGG TGGCCCAAAGGCCTCCAAGCCTCAGCCTGTGGACAGCTCTGGCCATCCGGCGTCTGGTTCTGGGTCGCAGCCCCGGCTCCAGCGCCAAGCCGGTGGCCCCAGGGGAACTCGGCGTCAGGAGAACCTGCGCTGGGCCTCGGAGGGCTCCTTCAGGGAGGGCCGCTCCCACTGGCAGGAGCAGGTGGGCCAGCTGAAAAAGCAACTAGATTTCAGCACCAGCATGTGCCACACGCTCATGCAGGACCAGCAG acaCTGTCCTATATGCTGCAGAGCCTGATCACCAGCCCTTACAGCATGTTGCCCGGCAACCTGGGCTCGCCGCAGGTGCACCTGCTCATGCACCAGCTAAATCAGTGCTACACGCAGCTGGCATGGCAACAGACCAACGTGCAGAG GCTCCGCCACACCCTGGACGAGCTCCTCcggcaacagcagcagcagccgcaaCCCTCCCAGCAAGCCCAGCAAGGCACCCCATCTGTGTCCGGGGGGCCCTTCCTGCCCTTCAGCCTGCTGAGCATGCCTGGGCTGGCCCCTTTCTCTCCCCTGCCCTCTG GCTTTGGTTTTGACCCAGCGTTCCCATCAGGGGGGCCTGACTTGACGAAGACCCCCGTGAAGCAGGCTGGTGGTGAGCAGCTGCAGGCACCGGCTGACCACAACACCTCCAACAAGACGGATTACATGGGCTTCCTGCGGGCCTTTGATAGGGCTTCTGTCAACGCCATGGACACCTG GACCCAGAAGGATGGCGAGGGTGGCAGCCCCAGCCAGAGGGGTGGTCAGCAGCCGGATCCCCATGCGCCAATGGCCCATGGCTCCCTGGAAAGCCTCAGCAGCATGCCTGACCCCAGCGACCCCACCACAGTCACCAAGACTTTCCGCTCAGGTGGCAAAGCCTCAGCCCAGGCCAGCCTGGCCTCCAGGGACAAAACTCCTGGCTCCAAGGGCCGGCGGCGCAGGGGCAAAGGACACACCAAGATTAAAG GCAGTCTGACTGCTGTTTCTCCAGGGCCGGACAGTGATGCAGGCTCTAGTGGCAGTGAGCTCAGCCAGGGTTTGGCCTCACACAGCAGGTCTAAGGAACCCGATCAGGACCTGCTGGACAGGTTGACACGAAAGAAACTGGATGGCAAGTCCAGTGAGCTTAAGGCCAATGAGATTTCCTCAG CATGTTCTTGGAGAGCATCAGTCCACCCTAACAGCTTTGCATGTGCTGAAGCTCAAG ATACCAGCAGCGACCTCTCACTGTTCGAGGCACTACGGGAAACCATCTATTCAGAGGTGGCTGCACTGATCTCCCAGAACGAGTCACGACCGCACTTCCTCATCGAGCTGTTCCACGAGTTGCAGCAGCTCAACACTGACTACCTGCGGCAGAGGGCGCTCTTCTCCATACAG GACATACTCAGAAGGCACCAGGCTGAAGGCAAGGCTGCGAAGGAGCGGAGCCTCTTCCAGGGCCCCGTGGACTGGGCTGCCACCTCCAACCTGGAGCTCACGCCCAGTGAAAGCCTGGCCACCAGCGACACG GATGCCTCTGAAAAAAATGGCGTCAAGCTGACTTTGAGCACAAAGCGGAATGATGCAGAGTCTTTGGATAATGAGAGTAACCAGTCAACCCCCTCCAACCACTTTGCCAAGAATGATTTAG GCACCACGGTGATCCACATGGACAAGGCGCTGGCCCGGATGAAGGTGCAGGACCACTCccagcagcaggcagagggCCCCACGGCCATGCAAACGGAAG GTGCTTCCGAGAGCCCTGACATCCACTGTCCCCACATTGACACCCAGCAACTGGACAGGCAGATCAAGGCTATCATGACGGAGGTCATACCCTTTCTGAAG GAGCACATGGATGAGCTGTGCTCCCCCCAGCTGCTCTCCTCCGTCAAGCGAATGGTGTTGGAGCTGACACAGCACAATGACGACAGCAAGGAGTTTGTGCGCTTCTTCCACCGCCAGCTAGGGGGCATACTACAG GACTCCCTGAGAAAGTTTGCTGGACAGACGCTAAAGGAGTGTGGCGAGGACCTGCTGGTGGAGATTTCAGAGATCCTCTTCAATGAGCTGGCCTTCTTCCGCCTCATGCAGGACCTCGACGCCAGCAGTCGGCTGGGAGGGAAGCAGAAGGCCAGGATGAAAGCCCAGGCCACAGCCAGGAAATGCCCGCAGGCAGAG GACCAAGATGACACTGAGAGGGAGGGGCCAGCCGACAACCCCCAACCAAATGAATGTGGAGGGAGCGCTGGAGCCTCAgacaaggaggaggaagaagaggatgagGATGGCAGAGGACTGCCTCTCTCCATAA GTCTGTCAAAGGCAGAGACTCAGCCCCTAACTAACTATGGCAGTGGAGAAGATGAGGGTGaagaggaggagctggaggagtttGAGACGGGGCCTGTCGACGTGCAGACATCTCTCCAGGCCAACCACGAGGTGTCATGTGGCCAAGAGCAG GGAGCAAATGACGCCTCAGAGAACAGCAGCCAGGAAAAATTGGATGAGAGCATTTGCAGTGATGCTG TAAAAAGGTCCGAGTCCATAGAGCTGACTACCGTCTCTACGGTGCTCGAAGAGAAGCAGGATGGGGGTGCCTCCCAGGTGGACGATGAGGGGGTCTCTGTGGCTGGCAGCGCCCCGGCCGCCTTGGGGGGGACATCACCCTGGAGCTCGCCCACCTGCAGCCCAGACACAGACTCTCCTGTCATCATTAATGAGCAT GAAGTTGGGTCTGGAAATTTAAGCCAGAAGTCAGATGAAGATGACTTTGTCAAAGTGGAAGATCTTCCCCTGCAGCTCTCAGTCATGTGCAAG GAGGAGCTTCAGAAAAGAATAGCCGAGGAACAGCTAAACAACAACCTGTCAGTGGAAATCCTCAGTACGGCTGTGGGAGAAACCGTTCTTGTTGGAAACTCTCAAACACTAAAAGAGCCAG AGACCGTCGGTGCTCAGAGTGCATGA